A genomic window from Sphingobacterium sp. BN32 includes:
- a CDS encoding efflux transporter outer membrane subunit, whose amino-acid sequence MGSVKNITYLLGGSLFIAVSVTSCSVQKYQQPELRLPDTYRTELELSDDTLNIAHIGYRDFFKDPILVNLIDKSLEQNNDLQVALKQIEFASLGYKQSKWGYAPVVDAQAASANINRPSQNSMNGQSLGYFLGQNYLTDYTTAINLSWEADIWGKIKGAKEEALADYLQTQEAAKAVQTRLIAEVVQGYYNLLMLDKQLAISKSNLAFADSTLTILNKQFELGIINSLAVEQQQIAREQILKNIPPIEASITVQENALSILAGSLPDKIVRQANLDNVSTPENISTGIPAEILSYRPDVKKQELALRKSIASIHVAKVSMYPALNITAQGGLNALKATNWFNVPGSLFGLATGTIAQPILQSRQLKTRYEQAKIASEQAELNFKQSVLLAFGEVSDALVQIDKLEEQETIAIGLVEKADVVVTNSLKLYQFGEATYLDVILAQSNKLQAELDLATVKTLRLNAITALYRAVGGGWQ is encoded by the coding sequence ATGGGTTCAGTAAAAAACATAACATATTTATTAGGCGGTTCTCTGTTTATTGCAGTGTCTGTGACTTCCTGTTCTGTGCAGAAGTACCAGCAACCGGAGCTTAGGCTTCCTGACACTTACAGGACGGAATTAGAGCTTTCCGATGATACTTTGAACATTGCACATATTGGTTACAGGGATTTCTTTAAAGACCCGATATTGGTAAATCTTATTGATAAATCCTTAGAACAGAACAATGATTTACAGGTGGCTTTGAAACAGATAGAGTTTGCATCATTAGGGTACAAACAATCTAAATGGGGATATGCACCAGTGGTTGATGCACAGGCTGCAAGCGCCAATATCAACCGTCCGTCTCAAAATAGTATGAACGGACAGTCATTGGGTTATTTTCTTGGACAGAATTATCTGACGGATTATACTACCGCTATCAATCTTTCTTGGGAAGCAGATATTTGGGGCAAGATAAAAGGTGCAAAAGAAGAAGCATTAGCTGACTATCTGCAAACACAGGAAGCTGCTAAAGCCGTTCAGACAAGGTTAATTGCCGAAGTAGTGCAAGGCTACTATAACCTTTTGATGCTTGATAAGCAGTTAGCGATTAGTAAAAGCAACTTGGCTTTTGCTGATAGTACATTAACTATTTTGAATAAACAGTTTGAACTCGGTATAATTAACTCGCTTGCGGTCGAACAGCAACAAATTGCAAGGGAGCAAATATTAAAGAATATTCCGCCGATTGAAGCGTCTATCACTGTACAGGAAAATGCACTAAGCATTCTTGCCGGTTCACTTCCTGATAAAATTGTAAGACAAGCAAATTTGGATAATGTATCTACCCCTGAAAATATTTCAACAGGAATACCTGCCGAAATATTAAGTTATCGACCTGATGTAAAAAAACAGGAATTAGCCTTGCGGAAAAGTATAGCAAGCATTCACGTAGCAAAAGTCAGTATGTACCCTGCTTTAAACATAACGGCACAGGGTGGTTTGAACGCTCTAAAAGCGACAAATTGGTTCAATGTACCGGGATCTCTTTTCGGCCTTGCTACTGGAACAATAGCTCAACCAATCTTGCAAAGTCGCCAGTTAAAAACAAGGTACGAACAGGCAAAAATTGCATCGGAACAAGCAGAGCTTAATTTCAAACAATCTGTATTGCTGGCTTTTGGCGAAGTTTCGGATGCATTGGTTCAAATTGATAAGTTGGAAGAACAAGAAACAATAGCAATCGGATTGGTAGAAAAGGCCGATGTCGTCGTAACTAATTCATTGAAACTATATCAATTCGGCGAAGCGACCTATCTCGATGTTATTTTGGCGCAGTCGAACAAATTACAGGCAGAACTGGATTTGGCTACCGTCAAAACACTTCGGCTGAATGCGATTACCGCATTGTACCGTGCCGTTGGCGGCGGCTGGCAGTAA
- a CDS encoding DUF4134 family protein translates to MRSIRFVTVFFAVIFFALCATAQPGLDEFYKVSGEVNRFYFSFSDLALVIGAVCGLLGGLRVYSNWQSGKHHIDAQVMGWFFSCLFLSLVGAALKALFGVH, encoded by the coding sequence ATGAGATCAATCCGTTTTGTGACAGTATTCTTTGCTGTCATTTTTTTTGCCCTTTGCGCCACCGCCCAGCCCGGCCTTGACGAGTTTTATAAGGTCAGTGGAGAAGTCAACCGCTTTTATTTCAGTTTCTCCGACCTTGCACTTGTCATCGGTGCCGTATGCGGGCTGCTCGGTGGATTGCGGGTGTACAGCAATTGGCAGTCTGGCAAACACCATATTGATGCGCAGGTCATGGGTTGGTTCTTTTCCTGCCTGTTCCTGTCGCTTGTCGGTGCCGCACTAAAGGCGCTTTTCGGGGTACACTAA
- a CDS encoding TetR/AcrR family transcriptional regulator gives MQMKTKESLTSDKSDFIAKIIETSIRIVESNGLEYLKLSNVSYVTGYSKSHIYNYFGNRLGILDIVIEHLFLQMKTEILNSLPNNLGFAELFITMVHRRKDFILKNKVLESYFKRSVRVTKQFKDFNKKIQKKEDILFANISSKYYETDKNMMTYIGLDFWQIWTLVLPLDLRNKFLLSQDNKETEQKMRSIFNVNQGVSF, from the coding sequence ATGCAAATGAAAACAAAGGAAAGTCTAACGTCAGATAAATCAGATTTTATTGCAAAGATAATTGAAACATCTATTCGGATTGTAGAGAGCAATGGACTGGAATATTTAAAACTAAGTAATGTAAGCTACGTTACGGGTTATTCCAAAAGTCATATCTATAATTATTTCGGGAACAGATTAGGCATATTGGATATTGTAATCGAACATCTTTTCCTTCAGATGAAAACAGAGATTTTGAACAGTTTGCCCAATAATTTAGGTTTTGCAGAGCTTTTTATTACAATGGTTCATCGTCGAAAGGATTTTATATTGAAAAATAAGGTGCTGGAATCATATTTTAAGCGAAGTGTCAGAGTGACGAAGCAGTTCAAAGACTTTAACAAGAAAATACAAAAAAAAGAAGATATACTTTTTGCTAACATTTCATCCAAGTATTACGAAACGGACAAAAATATGATGACCTATATCGGACTGGACTTTTGGCAAATATGGACATTGGTGTTACCCCTTGATTTAAGGAATAAATTTTTACTATCACAGGATAACAAAGAAACAGAACAAAAGATGCGTTCGATATTTAATGTCAATCAAGGGGTATCCTTTTAA
- a CDS encoding ParA family protein — MLILIGNQKGGAGKSTLTLLLANYLTQQQERRVTVLDMDYQQSLSAKAEKGKILENEPLYEIVPADLSHFPAMQRKLGKSRNEIVLIDLPGKMDDDGLIPIFAAADTVICPFAFDEFSVDSTLLFAMVIGRINKRAPLIFVPNRIKNTVKYETRTEVERVLRGFGTVAPGLPDRIDFQRVNTFQTPIILYPVILPLLDLIYEQYIAKEEPS, encoded by the coding sequence ATGCTCATATTAATAGGAAACCAAAAGGGCGGAGCAGGGAAAAGCACACTCACCCTGCTGCTCGCCAACTACCTGACCCAGCAACAAGAACGGCGGGTTACGGTACTCGATATGGACTATCAGCAATCACTTTCCGCCAAAGCGGAGAAAGGAAAGATTCTGGAAAATGAACCGCTTTACGAAATCGTACCTGCCGACCTCAGCCATTTTCCGGCAATGCAACGGAAGTTAGGGAAATCACGGAATGAAATCGTACTGATAGACCTGCCCGGCAAGATGGACGACGACGGGCTGATTCCCATATTTGCCGCTGCCGATACGGTAATCTGTCCGTTTGCCTTTGACGAATTTTCCGTGGATTCCACATTGCTGTTTGCAATGGTCATCGGCAGGATCAACAAGCGGGCGCCCCTGATTTTCGTGCCGAACCGTATCAAGAATACCGTCAAGTACGAAACCCGAACAGAAGTCGAAAGGGTACTTCGCGGTTTCGGTACGGTCGCACCCGGTCTACCGGATCGCATCGACTTCCAACGGGTAAATACGTTCCAGACACCGATCATATTATATCCCGTTATCCTGCCACTCTTAGACCTGATCTATGAACAATATATTGCTAAGGAGGAACCATCATGA
- a CDS encoding DNA cytosine methyltransferase yields the protein MLRHGSLFSGIGGFDIAASWMGWQNVFSCKKDPFCRTVLKHYWPNTTHYEDIYNFQATHFRGHIDIISGGFPCQPFSQSGRRKGAKDDRYLFPETIRIIKEARPEWIVLENVTGLFTILEPDSLSEMEIKAIELFCQDGEQPATSTIIRLQRRVIGNIISEIGSAGYVLPKLEDGTPVILCIPAAAVGAPHQRDRVWFVAHTDRHRDKQHKNNDGTGTGQATPKGQEERAGQRRPSLPNGFSGVPYTDLPLDTDRGNSRADAQRNTETFAESAADSGADRWNDIPLWAGWPSEPPFCSRDDGLSERLDGVTFPTWRAESIKAYGNAIVPQVALEIFRAIQSVTLNHKAP from the coding sequence ATGTTAAGACACGGTAGCCTATTCAGTGGCATCGGCGGGTTTGACATCGCCGCCTCATGGATGGGATGGCAAAACGTTTTCTCCTGCAAGAAAGACCCGTTCTGCCGAACCGTCCTCAAACATTACTGGCCAAATACAACACACTATGAAGACATCTACAACTTTCAGGCAACTCACTTTCGAGGACACATCGACATCATCAGCGGCGGGTTCCCCTGCCAGCCGTTCAGCCAATCCGGACGGAGAAAGGGGGCGAAAGATGACCGTTACCTCTTCCCGGAGACTATCCGAATTATTAAGGAAGCACGGCCTGAGTGGATCGTTCTTGAAAACGTTACTGGACTGTTCACCATTCTCGAACCCGATAGTCTTTCTGAAATGGAAATCAAAGCGATTGAGCTTTTTTGTCAGGACGGTGAACAACCTGCAACAAGTACCATTATCCGACTCCAGCGACGGGTCATCGGAAACATCATTTCAGAAATTGGGTCAGCAGGATATGTACTTCCGAAACTCGAAGACGGCACACCAGTCATTCTGTGTATTCCGGCTGCTGCCGTTGGCGCTCCACACCAACGGGATCGGGTTTGGTTTGTTGCCCACACCGACCGCCACCGAGATAAGCAACATAAAAACAACGATGGAACAGGCACAGGACAGGCGACGCCTAAAGGACAGGAAGAACGAGCGGGGCAACGGCGGCCAAGTCTCCCTAACGGATTTTCTGGTGTACCATACACTGATCTCCCTCTGGACACCGACCGAGGAAATAGCCGAGCGGATGCCCAACGAAATACAGAAACGTTTGCTGAAAGTGCTGCCGACAGCGGAGCAGATCGATGGAACGATATTCCCCTATGGGCGGGATGGCCAAGTGAACCCCCGTTTTGTAGCAGAGATGATGGGCTTTCCGAAAGACTGGACGGAGTTACCTTTCCGACGTGGCGAGCCGAAAGCATAAAAGCCTACGGCAACGCCATCGTTCCGCAGGTTGCCCTTGAAATTTTTAGGGCAATACAATCTGTCACCTTGAACCATAAAGCACCATGA
- a CDS encoding DUF4133 domain-containing protein, which translates to MTQERYPIYKGLQKPLIYRGFKGKFIYWGIGSLIGGLAIGGLIGALSNLFLGGFATLALMGAGLAYTFMKQGNGLHDKTRHRGVFIHPIHLSISYENREKDSL; encoded by the coding sequence ATGACACAAGAGCGTTATCCGATCTATAAGGGGCTGCAAAAGCCCCTTATCTACCGTGGTTTCAAAGGCAAGTTTATCTATTGGGGCATAGGCTCCCTTATCGGTGGTCTGGCCATCGGTGGACTTATCGGTGCATTGTCCAACCTGTTCCTGGGCGGTTTCGCAACCCTTGCCCTGATGGGTGCAGGACTTGCCTACACATTCATGAAACAAGGTAACGGTCTCCATGACAAAACCCGCCACCGTGGCGTGTTCATACATCCTATCCATTTATCGATCAGCTATGAAAACAGAGAGAAAGACAGCCTTTGA
- a CDS encoding DUF4134 domain-containing protein, whose amino-acid sequence MTVNTKKLFAMAALCLSGAKSTFAQGGTVGIDAATSSLTSYVDPISTLILAIGAVVGLIGGIRVYIKWNSGDQDINKELMSWGGSCLFLVLVSVVIKAFFGV is encoded by the coding sequence ATGACAGTAAACACTAAAAAACTGTTTGCAATGGCTGCGCTTTGCCTTTCCGGAGCCAAATCAACATTCGCACAGGGCGGTACCGTAGGTATCGATGCCGCCACATCTTCACTAACCAGCTACGTAGACCCCATTTCGACGCTCATTCTGGCTATCGGCGCGGTCGTCGGGCTGATCGGGGGAATACGGGTGTACATCAAGTGGAACAGCGGAGATCAGGACATCAACAAGGAGTTGATGTCGTGGGGAGGTTCCTGCCTGTTCCTTGTCTTGGTAAGTGTGGTCATAAAAGCCTTTTTCGGCGTATGA
- a CDS encoding relaxase/mobilization nuclease domain-containing protein, protein MIVKILKPSATFKGVRYNTNKVDKDKGELMKVANFGALQALQNLRPKDYVNYLEAQSAASSRTKYPQLHAVISCKGRSHSKQELTAIAEQWLNGMGYGQQPYLLVFHKDTANNHIHIVSTRVDRDGKKINDSFEKIRAYEVVNRIVGVDEKQEIDKNIEKALRYGFSTRAQFMMLLEARGYSLKLSDGVYQISRYGKRRGTVSLEQVDAKIGTFDKDIDRLAQLRAVFVKYRNQYDPAVIHVPAPLPGSRPSAPSGYTSSMAQMLSEKFGVQIIFHGKDGKPPYGYTLIDHSRKMVYKGKDLMPLVEFIAPSQDTPEISAKADRTEPTEKERKPLYEETATYTDHLQGTSEQWMPNIQIDIADDIDDEAIHGRNRRRKRKARTNTR, encoded by the coding sequence ATGATCGTCAAGATACTGAAACCGTCCGCCACGTTCAAGGGGGTGCGTTACAATACGAACAAAGTGGACAAAGACAAGGGCGAACTGATGAAAGTGGCAAATTTCGGTGCCTTGCAGGCCCTGCAAAATCTCCGCCCAAAGGATTACGTCAATTATCTCGAAGCCCAATCCGCAGCCAGCAGCAGGACGAAGTACCCGCAGCTCCATGCGGTCATTTCCTGCAAAGGGCGCTCCCATAGCAAGCAGGAACTTACAGCCATTGCCGAACAATGGTTGAACGGTATGGGTTACGGTCAGCAACCTTACCTCTTGGTATTCCATAAGGACACAGCGAACAACCATATCCATATCGTTTCTACACGGGTCGACCGAGACGGCAAAAAGATAAACGACAGCTTCGAGAAAATCCGTGCCTATGAAGTAGTGAACCGTATCGTCGGCGTGGACGAAAAACAAGAAATCGACAAGAATATCGAAAAAGCATTGAGATATGGTTTCTCCACACGCGCCCAATTTATGATGCTCCTTGAAGCACGAGGATATTCCCTTAAACTGTCCGATGGGGTATATCAGATCAGCCGTTATGGCAAAAGACGAGGCACGGTCTCTTTGGAACAGGTGGACGCCAAAATCGGCACTTTTGACAAAGACATCGATCGGTTAGCACAGCTCCGGGCAGTTTTTGTCAAGTACCGTAACCAGTACGATCCGGCGGTCATCCATGTTCCTGCCCCACTTCCCGGTAGTAGGCCGTCCGCACCATCCGGCTATACGTCGTCAATGGCACAGATGCTTTCGGAGAAATTCGGGGTACAGATCATATTCCACGGCAAGGATGGAAAACCGCCATACGGTTATACGCTCATTGACCATTCGAGGAAAATGGTCTATAAAGGCAAAGACCTCATGCCATTGGTGGAATTTATCGCACCATCGCAAGACACACCCGAAATATCAGCCAAAGCGGACAGAACTGAACCGACCGAAAAAGAACGGAAACCGCTATACGAAGAAACCGCCACCTATACCGATCATCTACAGGGAACATCGGAGCAATGGATGCCAAATATCCAGATCGACATTGCCGATGACATCGACGACGAGGCCATCCACGGGCGTAACCGGAGACGTAAGCGCAAGGCACGGACGAATACCCGTTGA
- a CDS encoding toprim domain-containing protein, with protein sequence MQVSTIPAYKPVKPPTEQEQKGYTFELVRTQPVGRNFVLTKYLEERGILDVAHGHLHEIYYRNRLDNENKSIFYAIGWKNDQDNWEFTNAKGFKSSIGKKGISVIPGNPDRAVLFEGYMDYLSWLNVNRPDPTPTAIVLNSIVQLKNAIERVKGIPVVDVYFDNDDPGRSCTQRLIEAVPQAKDRSGVYQGYKDYNDMLRAALNEQELQDQRAGPKR encoded by the coding sequence ATGCAGGTCTCCACGATACCCGCTTATAAACCTGTCAAACCACCAACGGAACAAGAGCAGAAAGGATACACCTTTGAACTCGTGCGTACACAGCCAGTCGGCAGAAATTTTGTCCTGACCAAATATCTTGAAGAACGTGGGATATTGGACGTTGCACATGGACACCTGCACGAAATCTATTACAGAAACCGTCTTGACAACGAAAATAAAAGCATTTTCTACGCCATTGGCTGGAAGAACGATCAGGACAATTGGGAGTTTACCAATGCCAAAGGTTTCAAGAGCAGTATCGGCAAGAAAGGTATATCCGTGATCCCTGGCAATCCAGACCGGGCCGTTCTCTTTGAGGGTTATATGGACTACCTAAGCTGGCTTAACGTGAACCGTCCAGATCCTACTCCTACCGCCATTGTCCTAAATTCCATTGTCCAATTGAAGAATGCCATCGAACGGGTCAAGGGCATTCCCGTTGTGGACGTGTATTTCGACAATGACGATCCCGGCCGCAGCTGTACCCAAAGACTGATCGAAGCCGTACCACAGGCCAAAGACCGTTCGGGTGTTTATCAGGGATACAAGGATTACAACGATATGCTAAGGGCAGCCCTAAATGAGCAGGAATTACAGGACCAACGGGCGGGCCCCAAGCGTTAA
- the mobC gene encoding plasmid mobilization relaxosome protein MobC — protein MKNRKGNLKTVAHEQRTRRFELRLSEAERAQFLDLENALGLSRADIVRVRVLQHSKKMLVNTTEIMKLLDSIGAEIGRSGNNINQLAKHANTLQQQGMLHSNLIRDLTPLLTEYIGLQRKLEQSIRQLIRLIRGQT, from the coding sequence ATGAAGAATAGAAAAGGAAATCTAAAAACCGTCGCTCATGAACAGCGTACCCGACGCTTTGAACTCCGGTTGAGCGAAGCGGAACGTGCGCAGTTTCTTGATCTTGAAAACGCACTTGGCCTGAGCCGTGCGGACATCGTGCGTGTCCGTGTGCTCCAACATTCCAAAAAGATGCTGGTCAATACCACCGAAATCATGAAACTGTTGGACAGTATCGGTGCGGAGATCGGCCGGTCGGGCAACAATATCAACCAATTGGCGAAGCACGCCAATACCTTGCAACAACAGGGAATGCTACACTCCAACCTGATCCGTGACCTTACCCCATTGCTTACCGAATACATCGGATTGCAACGGAAGTTGGAACAGTCTATCCGGCAGCTCATCAGACTTATAAGGGGGCAGACATGA
- a CDS encoding RteC domain-containing protein: protein MKEASIENLYSGMLEQLGYINGSIRESVQNLNESLSCIADTINELRERIRRHPFEDETDEINFFKYTKPRFSAWQTYVVELHKILCSVPVGTDQMVRDYYMEEIGVVNRFFRLHAFHYQYYVTDEHSKDKQFFLRRNRSLFPPGRELLPDNPEFSTDLDHLFGVFRAYEMLRDFLIGRIRLLYQEPDNVFMREIMQDRKRWWSGTKMELVEFAYGIYFTRRVNGGKADISDIIAWLEESFNEDLAQAYRMFVDITRRKTISHTKYLDEMRGAIHRHIEESLKYKPQKRRPKN from the coding sequence ATGAAAGAGGCGTCAATCGAAAATCTTTATTCCGGTATGTTGGAGCAATTGGGATATATCAATGGATCGATCAGGGAATCCGTACAGAACCTCAATGAATCACTTTCCTGTATCGCCGACACGATCAACGAATTAAGGGAGCGTATAAGGCGCCACCCATTCGAGGATGAAACGGACGAAATCAACTTTTTCAAATATACCAAGCCCCGTTTCTCCGCGTGGCAAACCTATGTCGTGGAGTTGCACAAGATCCTGTGCTCGGTTCCCGTCGGTACCGACCAGATGGTAAGGGATTATTATATGGAGGAAATCGGCGTAGTGAACCGCTTCTTTCGTTTGCATGCTTTTCATTATCAATACTATGTTACGGACGAACACAGCAAAGACAAACAATTTTTTCTTCGCCGTAACAGATCGTTATTTCCCCCAGGGCGGGAGCTCCTGCCCGACAACCCCGAATTTTCCACCGATCTCGATCATCTTTTCGGCGTGTTCCGAGCATATGAGATGCTCCGAGACTTTTTAATAGGGCGAATCCGGCTATTATACCAAGAACCCGATAATGTATTCATGAGAGAAATAATGCAAGACCGAAAACGATGGTGGTCGGGTACCAAAATGGAGCTGGTGGAATTTGCCTATGGTATCTATTTTACGCGACGTGTCAATGGAGGAAAGGCCGATATTTCGGATATAATCGCATGGTTGGAAGAAAGTTTTAACGAAGATTTGGCACAGGCTTACCGTATGTTTGTCGATATAACCCGCCGCAAGACCATTAGTCACACCAAATATCTCGATGAGATGCGCGGTGCCATTCATAGACATATCGAAGAATCCTTGAAATACAAACCCCAAAAAAGACGCCCAAAAAATTGA